A segment of the Manihot esculenta cultivar AM560-2 chromosome 13, M.esculenta_v8, whole genome shotgun sequence genome:
CTATAGAGAATTTGAATGTTGTAATGGTCTTGGCTGTTGTTCAAACCAACACATTGAACCTGTTATATATGGATGAGCAATCGATCATAAGAAGAATACCATCTTCTTGATCTACATTAGCTGTCATGTCCTGAGTTTTTGAGACAATCTTGGCAACCTTTTGTCTGTGCAGTGCTGTTGGTGAGCTGTGATTTAAAGAATTGGGCGATTATTGGTTAAGTATTGTTATACAAACTACAATTTCTGCGAGGTTCCAACATCGAGATCTCCAAGTAATTATATAGCATTGATCTTGAAGACAATGCATGTAATGACTCGATTAATATAaccaaattattaatttaaaatggcATTTGATTGGGTTGTTAATTTCCTGCTTTTGTTTGCATGTGCAGAAGCCGAAGGACTGCAATAAAAATACTCATCCACGAGCTGCAGCATGCAGtttcattaataattaatgAGGCTTCTGAACAACTCTCGCTGCCATGCGGTCCAGGGGTAAGTAGAATCTTGACAGTCTTGGTTTCTTTTGAATTCAGACACAGTCCATGGATGATGGAGATgtataaatagaaattaaattaataatgcaACCACGCACAAAGGGGTTTAGCTTAGAtgaataaaatgttattagaaTTTGGAAGACCATAAGTGAAGCATGATCCACCTATATATGGCCGGATATGCAGTTTCCCTGGTTTTTCATTCAAATGAAACTGATGGAGAAGTAATCATAACTCCGCAGGCAATGGTGTGATTGGATTATTCATGCTTGCTTGCCTTGTGATAGAGACATTAGAGTAGTTATTCTCTGCCATTTGGAGTTAGCAACCCATTACAAATTTCATCACTATTTTTTTTGTAGAAAACTTTTTAGTATTGAAAATCagcttttttcataaaaaaaaaccaGTAATTTAGAGAAACACTATGAATATAATTGAAGTGCTCAATTATATGAGTAAAAAAGAATGCAACAAAAGCCTATAGTACAATTCAAAATATGTACTACaaattcaaaaatcaaaattaattaacaattcAAGGGCTCAAATTAAATTGGAATGCATGGTATTATCATGGTTTTTTTATTGCTCTTGTAGTCGAGAATAATGGAAACAGGTTTGTGACGGCTGTATTATAATGGCAATGGCCTATCGCTATTCAAATTCTTTTGAATAATTTGCAAAGTTCATGATATGAAGTTCAATTCCTTGAGTGTGTTTGAGTCTGCAACTGGATTTGGATATATCAGTTGTTTGTTTCGCTGGATCAACACTGACCAAAAGCATCTGTACTtttctgtttatttttttttactctttatCTCTGGATATGAAATCCCATTATCCTAGTTCATCATATCCTGTTAATTCTCGCAATAAACTATACACGTACATTAAGTCATGCGTACGTAACTACGTATGTAGCTTGGATATGCTATTAATTGGGAATGATGTTTTGTAGCAATTCAGTAGTGTTTACTCTATTGATAATGATTTTGTTATGTTGAGAGGGGAGAGAAAGCAAATTGATGAAAATATTTTGCAATCTTAGTATTCTGGATTGAACTTCATTCTCTATCTGTATATATACAAATATATCTACAATTTGGTGTATAACTCTATGATACAAAATTGTGGTGAGCAGCTGATGGAAGCAATAGCTAATGATTCAGAATGTTGAGAAGGGAAACTCTGGTTTTCACCAATCGTCTATAGACGCATTCCAGATCCTCTTCTGCCTCTTTAATGCTCGACTCAAATGCTTCCAATTCTTTGAGAAGGTTTTGAAGTTGTGAAACTTTGATGTCTTTGCTTGACTTCAGGATAAGCAATTCAGCGTCTATCTTTTCAACTTCATTGACTTCAATTTCCACTTCACATGAAACACGCTTGGACTGCAGCAATTTTGGGATTACAAACCAGCCCGAGGACGATGATTTTACCTTGGGCTGAGAAATGAAAGATAAGATCgactcaaacaccacaagactAATTTCTTGAACTCCTCTTAGCATGGTGATCATGTTCTCCAAATTGGAGTTATTGTCCAAGGTTGCTGTCGTGcaatttttctcctttttcttcaaatttcgTAAGCACTTGCAAATTGCTTTGTTCAACTTCTTTCTAGAGACCATGTATGCATCAACTTCTACTGTGAAGCTAGAGTCTGTGACTTTTCTTCTGCGTAGAGATAGTTCAAGTTCTTGCAAACATTCCTTCATCTGTGAAAACAAATCTCTTGTTGTATCACATATATCCAATAGCTCCAGAGATCCATTCATTGCATTTTCTATGGACTGGCTTTGCCTCTCATTGGAGATTGTCTGTTGGGCAAATGACAGTTGAAGAAAATCATCAACAGACTCAAACAAATTCTTCAGACCACTCAATTTGTGTCCTATTGATGAGTATTGTGATGCCCTCAACTTGCCCAACTGCTCCTCAATGTTTACTGCGAGAGGATGAGATCTAGAGGGTAAGCTGATAGATCGAAGATGAAAAGCTGCCATTTTCTCCCTTCTGCAGATGAAAGCCTCTAAAGAATTTGAATGGACTGGTGGTCTTGGCTGTTGCTTAGACCAACACATTGAAGCTGTTATATATATAGATGAGCAATAGATCATAAGAAGAACCACATCTTATTGATCTACATTAGCTGTCATGTCCTGAGTTTTGAGACAGTTCTGATAATGTCTCGTCAATGCGGTGTTTTGAGTGAGCAAtgtgatttaaataaatttgatggttattgatttaaaatattgtttataCAGAGTACCATGTCTCCATGGTTCCAACACACAGATCTCAAGTAATCATATAAAACTAATCTTGAATCCATGCATGTAATGGTTCTATTAagataatcaaattaataatttaaaatcggCATTTGATGGGGTTGGTCAATTTCCTGCTTTTGCTTGCATGTGCTGAAGCCTAAGGActtgaataaaaataatcacGCCCACGAGCTGCAGGAGCTCTTGAACAACTCTCCCTGCCATGTGCTTGGCGTCCAGAACCAAGTAGAAACTTGACAGCCTTGGTTTCTTTTAAGATGCAGTCCATGGAGGATAGAGATTACaaataaattgtaattaataaataatggaACCATGCACACAGGAGGTGCTAGGAATTTGGTGGACCAATCCTGCTATATATGAAGTTTAGCTgatttttaatatgaaactAACTGATAGAGAAGTAGGCAGAATTTTGCGAGCAATGGCTTGATTGTAGGAAGCTCAACGTGGTTGAATATTACTTTGATATGATAGGAAGAGCAAGAGGTGGGTTGTTCAAGCATACTTATCTGCTTTGTGCCAAAGAGATTAGAATAGCTATTCTCTATGATAATCTGCAtattaaacacttaaattttgagttttattttatttaaaataagtgaatttatttgagttttgatatttttgtaGGATAAGTAAGGATTAGAGAATAATAAGAGAAAGATCGTATTTGTGTTTGGATTATacattctgaaattaaaaagagTGCCTTCTACGGTTGTTCAAGAATTAGAGTTAGTTAACGATCATTTCTTAACTagtttaaaaactaagaaaGAATTGGATatctaaaatgttttttataTCTGTAACtgttttatcaataaataatttgaaattatctTTGCATCTGTCATCAACTAATATAACTGAAACTAAAATTGATCATTTGACTGAATTCATGTCATGTTAATTTTctctcttaaatttaattgttcTTCTTATTTGgttaatttagtttattttctcATTGAAATAATTCTTATTTCCttgcatttaaaatttttcatttttatttttattttgcttttatttACTCAATAAAATTACTTTCTGAAGAATTTtagaagaaattttttattttattccaattgaattgataTTTACAAGGAGGtaggtttgagtatttatatacaaagaatccatttaaattagaaatatttatgataaaaataaaatcataattagaATCCCAAAAATTTGAATCAAGCCTAATTAGGATCTCAAATATTTGAATCCTTCTAATTAGGAACCTTCTATGATGGTCaatactccccctcaagttggtgcatagatattacacatgcccaacttgtaaAGTAAGGTGTGGTAGGTCTTGTTACTAAGTCCTTTGGTAAACACATCAAGTAGCTATTCATCGGAAGTCACATGATCTAATCTCAAGACaccatttattaacttctctttAATAAAGTGTCGATCAATCTTTATGTATTCCGTTCGGTCATATTGAACCGGATTGTGAGCTATACTTTGGCAGCTTTGTTGTCACAATACAAGAGGAGTTTGTCCCTCTCTAATAGTTTCAATTCATCCAACAATCTCTACAACCATAGGAGTTCACAGATACATTGTGCCATCGCTCTATATTCCgcctcactttttgcttctccAAGTGTTAAGGTTTCATTCCACAAGTGTACAGTAATCACTAGTCGACCTTTTATCGTCAAGAGATCCAACTCAATCTACATCTGTAAATGCATGTATGCGAAGATGACCATATTTAAAGAATATGAGACTTGTTCTAGAAGCAAACTTCAAGTATCGCAAAATGCGAAAAACAGCTTGCATGTTAGACTTACgaagatcatgcataaactgATTGACTAAGCTAACTGCATATGCTATGTCTGGTCAAGTATGAGAAAGATAAA
Coding sequences within it:
- the LOC110629288 gene encoding uncharacterized protein LOC110629288; translated protein: MCWSKQQPRPPVHSNSLEAFICRREKMAAFHLRSISLPSRSHPLAVNIEEQLGKLRASQYSSIGHKLSGLKNLFESVDDFLQLSFAQQTISNERQSQSIENAMNGSLELLDICDTTRDLFSQMKECLQELELSLRRRKVTDSSFTVEVDAYMVSRKKLNKAICKCLRNLKKKEKNCTTATLDNNSNLENMITMLRGVQEISLVVFESILSFISQPKVKSSSSGWFVIPKLLQSKRVSCEVEIEVNEVEKIDAELLILKSSKDIKVSQLQNLLKELEAFESSIKEAEEDLECVYRRLVKTRVSLLNILNH